One Candidatus Methylomirabilota bacterium genomic region harbors:
- a CDS encoding tripartite tricarboxylate transporter TctB family protein produces MTTDRLAGATLVLMGIVTIWQSRAFPLGSLRRPGPAYMPVVLAILLIAFGVAVYVMGSRARGVAEVGWHEWRHAIAIFTACAFAAWGLERLGYRITMAVVVAFLILALERKGWVLGLAVTIVMAWGSFYVFDTLLRVPLPRGPFGL; encoded by the coding sequence ATGACAACGGATCGACTGGCCGGCGCCACGCTTGTCCTCATGGGCATCGTCACCATCTGGCAGAGCCGTGCCTTCCCCCTGGGCTCCCTGCGCCGGCCCGGCCCCGCGTACATGCCGGTGGTGCTCGCCATCCTCCTCATCGCCTTCGGCGTGGCGGTGTATGTCATGGGGTCGCGCGCTCGTGGAGTGGCCGAGGTGGGCTGGCATGAATGGCGCCATGCCATCGCGATCTTCACCGCCTGCGCGTTCGCAGCGTGGGGGCTCGAGCGCCTGGGCTACCGGATCACCATGGCGGTGGTGGTCGCCTTCCTCATCCTGGCGCTCGAGCGCAAAGGGTGGGTCCTCGGCCTCGCCGTGACAATCGTGATGGCGTGGGGATCCTTCTACGTCTTCGACACCCTGCTCAGGGTGCCCCTGCCCCGGGGACCCTTCGGGCTCTGA